A genomic segment from Nodularia sphaerocarpa UHCC 0038 encodes:
- a CDS encoding GDP-L-fucose synthase family protein codes for MTALELKNQRILVTGGAGFLGRRVIDQLCKAGADSAKITVTRSREHDLRVMENCQRAVDQQDIIIHLAAHVGGIGLNREKPAELFYDNLIMGTQLIHAAYQAGVAKFVCVGTICAYPKFTPVPFKEDDLWNGYPEETNAPYGIAKKALLVQLQSYRQQYGFNGIYLLPVNLYGPEDNFDPSSSHVIPALIRKVHEAQIKGETQLPVWGDGSPTREFLYSDDAARGIVMGTTSYNGSEPVNLGTGEEISIRDLITLICELMEFDGEIVWETNQPNGQPRRCLDIERAKEAFDFTALVSFREGLRNTIEWYRQNAV; via the coding sequence ATGACCGCCTTAGAACTCAAAAATCAACGGATTCTCGTCACTGGTGGCGCAGGTTTCCTCGGTCGTCGGGTGATAGATCAGCTGTGTAAAGCTGGGGCTGATAGTGCGAAAATTACCGTTACGCGATCGCGCGAGCATGATTTACGTGTCATGGAAAATTGCCAACGTGCAGTTGACCAACAAGACATTATTATTCATTTAGCGGCTCACGTGGGTGGTATTGGTCTCAACCGCGAAAAACCCGCCGAGTTATTCTACGACAACTTGATCATGGGTACTCAGCTGATTCACGCGGCTTATCAAGCTGGAGTCGCAAAATTCGTTTGTGTGGGTACAATTTGCGCTTATCCCAAATTTACACCAGTGCCATTCAAAGAAGATGACCTCTGGAATGGCTACCCAGAAGAAACCAACGCTCCCTACGGAATCGCTAAGAAAGCGCTTTTGGTTCAATTGCAATCTTACCGTCAACAGTATGGCTTTAATGGCATTTATTTGTTGCCAGTAAATCTATATGGTCCTGAAGATAACTTTGACCCCAGTAGTTCCCACGTGATTCCGGCGTTAATTCGCAAAGTCCATGAAGCCCAAATTAAGGGAGAAACACAACTTCCTGTTTGGGGTGATGGTAGTCCTACCCGTGAGTTTCTCTATTCTGACGATGCGGCGCGGGGAATTGTTATGGGTACGACCTCCTACAATGGCTCTGAACCAGTTAATTTGGGAACTGGTGAGGAAATCTCTATTCGCGATTTAATTACTCTCATCTGCGAATTGATGGAGTTTGATGGTGAAATTGTTTGGGAAACGAATCAGCCCAATGGTCAGCCCCGGCGCTGTTTGGATATTGAACGGGCTAAGGAAGCTTTTGATTTTACGGCTCTGGTCAGTTTTAGAGAAGGGCTAAGGAATACGATTGAGTGGTATCGGCAAAACGCTGTATAG
- a CDS encoding 5-formyltetrahydrofolate cyclo-ligase → MGKVDLRRSLIQKRQSMSVGEWRESSDRICTQLQGFTLFTQAKTILAYFSFRQEPDLSPLFSDPNYNWGFPRCVGQSLDWHFWKPEDSFQVGAYGITEPHPSALIVEPADVDLILVPCVACDYQGYRLGYGGGYYDRLLSSPNWASKPTIGIVFDFAYLPQIPLESWDKPLQVVITENHLI, encoded by the coding sequence ATGGGGAAGGTTGATTTACGTCGTAGTCTCATACAAAAACGGCAATCAATGTCTGTGGGTGAATGGAGGGAAAGCAGCGATCGCATCTGTACGCAATTGCAAGGTTTTACTTTATTTACTCAAGCTAAAACAATACTCGCTTATTTCAGCTTTCGTCAAGAACCAGACCTGAGTCCATTGTTTTCAGACCCAAACTATAATTGGGGTTTTCCACGCTGTGTTGGTCAGTCTCTGGATTGGCATTTCTGGAAACCTGAAGATTCTTTTCAAGTCGGCGCTTATGGTATTACTGAACCTCATCCTTCTGCTTTGATTGTAGAACCTGCTGATGTTGATTTGATTCTCGTTCCCTGTGTGGCTTGCGACTATCAGGGATATCGTCTGGGTTATGGTGGTGGATATTATGATCGTTTACTCAGTTCGCCAAATTGGGCAAGTAAGCCGACTATCGGCATTGTCTTTGATTTTGCGTATTTACCGCAAATCCCTCTGGAATCTTGGGATAAACCATTACAAGTTGTGATTACTGAAAACCATTTAATTTAA